A segment of the Dehalococcoidia bacterium genome:
ATCCTGCTGCTGGCGGCCAGTCTCTACTACCCGGCCACGGCCATTCCGGACAAAACGCGCAGCTTCAGCGGCGCGCCTACGCTGGACGGCATCGCCTTCGTCCGCGACCGGCAGCCCGCGGAGTACGAGGCCATCGCCTGGCTGCAGCGCAACGTCCAGGGCACGCCCGTCATCCTGGAGGCGGTGGGGGATGACTACACCGAGTTCGGACGCATCTCGGGGCGCACCGGCCTGCCGACTCTTCTGGCCTGGCCCGGCCATGAGCTTCAGTGGCGCGGGTCGGCGGCCCCGCAGACGGGTCGGCGTGAGGCCGTGGATGAGATTTACAAGACGCAGGACCCGGCGCGGGCGCGGGAGTTGCTGGCGCAATATAACGTGCAGTACGTTTACGTCGGCGCGCCGGAGCGCCGCGTGTACGGAGAAACAGGCCTCGCCAAGTTCGATACCTTCATGGACCGCGCATGGGAAAAAGACGAGGTGGTCATCTACCGTGCGCGAGGTAGATAGCGCGGTTTGCCCCGATTCTCGGGGCTTTTCTGATATGATATGCTCGCCATCCTAACGAACCGCATGGTGGTGCGTCCCTCATGGCCAAAATAGTCAGTCGGCCCTTGGAGATAGCCGAACGGGCGCGGCAGCGTCAGCAAGCGCCGCCTGCGCCCCTGCCCGCCGCGATGCCCCTGCTCCGATGGGAATTGGTCCTGTACGTCGCGTTGCTGGCGGTGGCCGCGGGCATGCGCTTTTGGGACCTGGGCAGCCGCGCCTACCACCACGACGAGAGCCTTCACGCCGTCTATAGCTGGTATCTCTACGTGGGCCGGGGCTACGAGCACAACCCCATGATGCACGGCCCCTTCCAGTTCATCGCCAACACGCTGGTCTTCACGCTCTTCGGCGCGAGCGACTACACCGGACGTATCTTCTACGCCCTTTTCGGCACCGCGCTCGTCGGCATGGCCTTCTTCCTGCGGTCCTACCTGGGCCGCGCCGGCGCGTTGTGCGCCGCGGGACTGCTGGCTCTCTCGCCGACGCTGCTGTACTTCAGCCGGTTCGCGCGCAACGACATTCTGATAGCTGTGTGGACGCTCGGACTGGTCATCTGCATGTGGCGGTACATGGATGAGCGGCGCACGGGCTACCTGTACGGATTTGCCGCCATCCTTGCCCTGAGCTTCAGCACGCAAGAGAACACGTACCTCCACGCAGTCATGCTGGGGCTGTTCCTGGGGATTGTGTCGCTGGCGCAGCTTCTGGCGACGGTCCGGCGCGTGGGCGTCGGCGGGCTGGTCCGTATCCACAAGCGCTTCGGCCTCCGGCGGCTGTCGCCCCCCGCGACGTTGCTGGTGTTGCTCGTGACGCTGACCCTGCCGTTGTGGGCCGCGGGCGTGAGCGTTCTCCAGAAGCCGTTAGGGCTCGTCCTGGCGAGCGACGCGTTCAACGTCGGCCCCATCGGTCTTCCCGATGGTCGTGGAGTGGCCGTGGCCCTGGTCGCCACCGGCTTGGCGCTGGTCCTGGGGGCCTACGCGGGCACCCTCTGGCACAGGCGCCGGTGGTTCATCTGCGCCGGCATCTACTGGGCCATCTTTGTCACACTCTTCAGCACCGTGTTCACCTACCCGACCGGCGTCGCGACGGGCGTCTGGCAGTCGCTGGGGTACTGGCTGGTGCAGCAGGATGTGGCCCGCGGCGGACAGCCCTGGTACTACTACTTCGTCCTCCTGCCCATCTACGAGTTCCTGCCTTTCCTCTTCGCGCTGGCGGGGATGGTGTACTACTGGTTCAAGGGAGACGCCTTTAGCTGGTTCCTGACATTCTGGATTATCGTTGCTTTTGCGCTCTACGCGTGGGCCGCGGAGAAGATGCCCTGGATTTCGGTGCACCTGGCGTTGCCTCTGGCCCTGATGGCGGGCAAGCTCCTGGGCGACGTGGCGGAGCGCATCCCCTGGCGGCGCGCGGCCTCCACTGGCGCGGCGTGGCTCCTCGTGCTGCTGCCCCTCGCGCTTGTCGCCCTCGGCTCTATCGTCGCAATCCGCCAGTGGTCCCCCGACCTCAACGTAGTGCTGCGGAACACTCTGCCGTACGTGGCGCTGACTGTCCTGGCGTACCTGGGCTACAGAATCGTCGAGCGGGCGGGCCGCAAGCTGGCCGGGCAGGTGGTGGTCATAGGGCTGGCGGGCGTGCTCGCGGTCTTTTCTGTGCGGGCGGCGGTCCAGGTCAGCTACAAGAACGGCGACGTGCCGGTGGAGATGCTGGTGTACACGCAGACGTCGCCGGACGTGCCCAAGCTCATGCGCGACATTGAGCGTGTGGCATGGGCTACGGGCGAGGGCAAGGACATGCGCATCACGGTTGACGGCTCGGACGGCTACGTGTGGCCGTGGGCCTGGTACCTGCGCGACTACAAGAATGTGGCCTACCAGGACCTGGCGCCGGGCGTGGAGCCTCAGGGCAGGGTGGTGCTGGCGAACGCATCCAACGAGTCCCGCATGCAGCCTTACCTGGACAAATTCCGGCGCGGGCAGCGCTACAGCCTCCGGTGGTGGTTCCCGGAGGACTACCGTGGCCTCACTCCGGAGCGACTGTGGACGGAGTTCGCCGACAAGGACAAGTTCATGGACATGTGGCGCTACTGGATGTTCCGCGATTTGAAGAGCAAGCTCGGCTCGGCGGACGCCGTCGCCTACTTCGCCAAAGATGTGCCCGGCCTTGCGCTGGCGCCTTCGGACGCGCCCTCCGAGCGTGCCTTCGCCCACCTGAACGCGGGCGTCAGTCCGTAGGCGCGGCCTGGTGTTGCGCCGCCTTCTCCCGCTCAACTATACTGGGCTGCTGGCCCTGCCCCGATGGATCGGGGCGGTCTCTAGGGAGTTGGCCTTTTGCTGAAGCAGCGTCGTTTCTGGCTCGGCCTGGTGGTCAGCCTCGCCTTCCTCTACCTTTTCCTCCAACGCGTGGACTTCGCGGCCACAGGCCGGGCGCTGGCCCAGGCCAGCTACATCTATCTCATCCCCGCGGTGGCTGTGTACTTTGGCGCGGTATGGTTCCGCGCGCTGCGCTGGCGCTTCCTGCTGCAACCGCTGAAAGAAACCTCGACGCGCCGCCTGTACCCCGTAGTGGTCATCGGCTACATGGCGAACAACCTGCTGCCCGTCCGGCTGGGCGAGCTTGTGCGGGCGTACTTTTTGGGTACGAAGGAGAACATCAGCAAGACGGCGGCCCTAGCGACCATCGCGGTGGAGCGCGTCTTTGACGGCATCGTGTTGCTGTTCTTCCTGGCGGCCGTAACGCCGTTCATCTCCCTGGGGAGCTTTCTGAACGCCTTCGCCGGTGGAAGTGGGATTCCGGCGGGATGGTTCGTGGCGCTCCTGGTCGCCCCCTTCGCGGTCGTGCTGACGGCGCTTCTGGTGGTGGCCGCGTCGCCGAAGGTGCGCCAGAAACTGGTCGGCCTGGCGCGACGGTTGCCCGCGCGCGTGGCGGACCGGGCGGCGGGGCTGGTGGACCTGT
Coding sequences within it:
- a CDS encoding lysylphosphatidylglycerol synthase transmembrane domain-containing protein, translating into MLKQRRFWLGLVVSLAFLYLFLQRVDFAATGRALAQASYIYLIPAVAVYFGAVWFRALRWRFLLQPLKETSTRRLYPVVVIGYMANNLLPVRLGELVRAYFLGTKENISKTAALATIAVERVFDGIVLLFFLAAVTPFISLGSFLNAFAGGSGIPAGWFVALLVAPFAVVLTALLVVAASPKVRQKLVGLARRLPARVADRAAGLVDLFIAGLAVLRSPWRLLGIFVLSLPVWLAEAAMYLLIGYSFGLEASLGYPLALVVFLLVTAAANLALIVPSSQGGVGPFEWATKTALVFFGVADASATAYAIVLHAALLIPVIAMGLLFLWTENLSLADLTRERLTLKGAQSQAALPRKDAPDEVQP
- a CDS encoding TIGR03663 family protein → MAKIVSRPLEIAERARQRQQAPPAPLPAAMPLLRWELVLYVALLAVAAGMRFWDLGSRAYHHDESLHAVYSWYLYVGRGYEHNPMMHGPFQFIANTLVFTLFGASDYTGRIFYALFGTALVGMAFFLRSYLGRAGALCAAGLLALSPTLLYFSRFARNDILIAVWTLGLVICMWRYMDERRTGYLYGFAAILALSFSTQENTYLHAVMLGLFLGIVSLAQLLATVRRVGVGGLVRIHKRFGLRRLSPPATLLVLLVTLTLPLWAAGVSVLQKPLGLVLASDAFNVGPIGLPDGRGVAVALVATGLALVLGAYAGTLWHRRRWFICAGIYWAIFVTLFSTVFTYPTGVATGVWQSLGYWLVQQDVARGGQPWYYYFVLLPIYEFLPFLFALAGMVYYWFKGDAFSWFLTFWIIVAFALYAWAAEKMPWISVHLALPLALMAGKLLGDVAERIPWRRAASTGAAWLLVLLPLALVALGSIVAIRQWSPDLNVVLRNTLPYVALTVLAYLGYRIVERAGRKLAGQVVVIGLAGVLAVFSVRAAVQVSYKNGDVPVEMLVYTQTSPDVPKLMRDIERVAWATGEGKDMRITVDGSDGYVWPWAWYLRDYKNVAYQDLAPGVEPQGRVVLANASNESRMQPYLDKFRRGQRYSLRWWFPEDYRGLTPERLWTEFADKDKFMDMWRYWMFRDLKSKLGSADAVAYFAKDVPGLALAPSDAPSERAFAHLNAGVSP